The Oryzias melastigma strain HK-1 linkage group LG13, ASM292280v2, whole genome shotgun sequence genome window below encodes:
- the LOC112149785 gene encoding protein DPCD-like: protein MAAPQCWAEALKSSRKTLLISDGKRKIHYLFSDGKEMSEEYDLKTDELIVRRWRHRSPLGAQSPWEVEVGEPSVSRLGSQDSEFIRESRSNPVFMRKDTKTKFQWIIQNLAYQKELVSVFVEPAERSIVIKTSNKKYYKKFHIPDLDRCQLPLDSAALSFTHANNTLTIGYKKPKEILKGEQELLKELKGLRGLT from the coding sequence ATGGCAGCGCCGCAATGCTGGGCCGAAGCTTTGAAGTCTTCGAGAAAAACGCTGCTAATATCCGATGGTAAGCGGAAGATCCACTATCTCTTTTCTGATGGCAAAGAGATGTCAGAAGAGTATGACCTGAAGACAGATGAGCTTATTGTCCGGAGGTGGCGCCATAGAAGCCCGCTGGGAGCTCAGAGCCCCTGGGAGGtggaggttggggagccatCGGTCAGCCGCCTTGGATCTCAGGACTCGGAGTTCATCAGAGAGAGCCGCTCCAATCCTGTGTTCATGAGAAAAGACACCAAGACCAAATTTCAGTGGATAATCCAGAACCTGGCCTATCAGAAAGAGCTCGTTAGTGTTTTTGTGGAGCCGGCTGAGAGATCCATCGTCATCAAGACATCTAACAAAAAGTATTATAAAAAGTTCCATATTCCTGATCTCGATCGATGTCAGCTGCCTCTAGACAGCGCCGCCCTCAGCTTCACGCACGCCAACAACACGTTGACCATCGGCTACAAGAAACCCAAAGAGATCCTAAAAGgggagcaggagctgctgaaggaGCTGAAGGGGCTGAGGGGGCTGACTTAG